The DNA window GCGAGTGTGAGCTTGTGGCAGCTGCACTGGTAGCAGAAGCCATTGAGGCAGTGGAGGTGGAGCACCCAGCTTTGCAGATGGCTCCGTGACAGATATACAGTAGCGCCGTGAAAGAGGAAGTGGCGTGCGGCGCTAATTTCGTACAGAAGAATTAATGCCGACAGGCTGTACTAGTCACTTAAACTGACCGATTATTTCATTACATACTATATGAAAATTTTCGACAGGGACGTAATTTGAAACGAATATATGCAAACCTGTGAGAATTGCAGCATCATTGGGCGGCAGAGAcggggaaaagaaaggaaaaaatcATGAGGATTGGATGTCACTGTCGATTTACCTTACGCTGCGGAGCTGGTAGAAGAGGTCAATGGGGTACACCCTGTCCTCGCCGGCCGCCTTCTGAGCACCAGTGCAAGGGGCGGCCGGCGTGCTGGAAACTGCAAGGGAAAATGCCGTGGGCGCATCCTGTGGCGGAGTAGAGGTCCAGGAAGGCGTGGAGGACGTGCTGGGGTCCCTGGTTCCTGGGTGAGGACCAGCGCCGAACACCCTGCAGGCGGCCGGCGTCGCACGGTGCAGCCTCTGTGGCGTCGCCGGTAGGTAGGAAGCAAGGAGGTTCAGAGGAGCTGGGTTCGGAGGCAGGGGAGCTCGTGTCTCTGTTCTGTCCTATCCCTGCTGCAGAGTAAAATGCCTAAATAATTGTGATTTGGATCTCACGTGATACGAGtaagtttaaaaatttaaatgtatATTTTGAAACTTTAAAGATTCTGCTGCGGCTAGTCTGCTACTTCTCATGTCTGTGGCCCAGCCCATACAGAGCATATGACAGCTGCCAAGTGCTAACTATGGCTATGGAAATGTTTGCCGTTGCTGTGTTCTGAAAGTAATTTTTGTTTGGGCACTTGCCTTCTGCTTTGTCTTACAATACGATAATTTCTCGTGTGTCCATTGGAGTCACCATTCTTTTCAATTCAATATTTCCATTCCAGCATTACCAGGAGGAAACAGAGCTTGACAAACGGTACCTGTGCACAACAGCACAAGACCGTGCTATCCAAAGCCTTGCAGGATCATCCTGAACACCGTTCAGTATTAGATACCCACATAACATGGGAATTGGGACAAAGTTCAGCAGTTTCAGTGCATATCAAGCAGCAGCTTTAAACAACAGGCTGTCGAACAACAACATGAATATGTTGGACTATTGATTTGGCAACTACCTTCTATGGTCATGTAGAAAAAACACATCACGAAATGGAAGCCCTAGCTGTGTTTCGCTTGTGCTGGAGCAGGCACGAATTCAAACACGTCACAGttcaaaagaaaagagaaggataAAAAGCTGGATCATGGAGCTCGGTATGCTATAATTCTTCAGATTGCACTCTGGGACTTGTTTTCTGCTCAAAATAAAGGACTTCAGCTTGAAGAAGCATAAAGGACTCGAGCACGGAGCTCCATGTGCTAAATTCTTCAGCCTGCGTTCTGGGACTGGTTTGCTGCTTAAAATCTTGGACTTCCGATGGAGTTCACTGGAGATTATCTTCAGTAAGTGTATGTTATACATTCTACCACGGTCACGAGTCTGGTAATAACGATCCTACAAGGAAGTCACACCTCATAGGGAGTCAGCATTATTAGGAGATACAATCATTTGAAATCAATCATCAAGAACACTAATATTACAAACCTTGGTGATATCCCCTCAAAAAAAACTTGATGGTAACTTTCTTTATTAGGTCCTCAATCTGCTATTTCAAGCACGCCAGCGTTCTGATTGCATGTTTCCAAGTCGTTTCTGGCAGATCAGGCCGTGATCCTATAGATGATGTTAGAATTTATGCATTCAAATCAACAAGAAATTAGAAAGTACATATACAGGAGAAAGTGCGGAATTAGTTGTGCATTGTTCTCGATACAATGTATATATCATCAGCGGTTGGCTGGAGGTTCTAAACACCACGCTCACAAAGTTTTTATCACTAAATCATACCACATCTTGTAATAACTAACAAAATCTTTTAAGTGGAGAGTTGCGTTTTATACAACACCAATTGAGCTCCTGATCATTTTGTTAAAAGAAATAAGATGGAAACTGGAGATTACCTTCGTAACGGGAATCTATACGTTTCACCTCGAGGCAATCCAAACGGCTCCGTAGGCTCCACGGAAGCAACTTTATACCATCACAATCATAAAACTGAAGATATCTAAGAGATGAGTATGCTTCAGGCCCATCCGGTAAGGACACTAGGCTTCCGCAACCATCAAGCGTGAGTTTTTCCAGAGATCGGAGCTCTCCTACGCAAGATTCCAGTGACTTTAACCTACCGCAGAACTGAATAGTTAATTTTTGGACGACATGTAGCTTTCCTGATAGGGATTGAAGGTTGCCGCAGCAATAAATGTCCAAGATCTTGATAGACGGAGGAAGATTGGCAACCTCTAACAAATGATCGCAACTCTGTATGCTTAGAGATTCTAGGTTGGCTGCTGATGACAGCTTCAGTACAGCTGTAGACGCCGTGGCCTCACTACCGCTGGACCCTGAAATTAATGATGACGTGTCCGGCTGTACGACACCTTCTCCACCCACCGGCATCACATACTCATGCTGACCGAATATGATGGACTTGATATTATCACCGCATCTTTCAATACCTAATTTCTTGAGAGATGCCGGCAGGTTGGGGACCTCCACCAAAGATTTGCAACCACTTATACATAGAGATACCAGACATGGCGGGAGTCCACCCCGTTCTGGAGCAGATTGCCCGTCAGAAGCTTGTGTGTGTCCTGTCAGTTTGCTGCAACATGAAATCTCTAACCTCCTTAGGGATACCAGGACCTGGAACACGTTTTCTGGCCAGTAGACAAGAGCGTCGCAATTCAAAATTTCTAAATAATCAAGCCGTGCAAAACATGTCCACAATGCTAGTGCACCTGGGTGGGAGGAGAACAAAAGGTCGCACCTAGTTAGCGTCATAGCTAGCAGGGGGAGTTCATGATCCCATTTCTGCTTGACATGCAGCAATGTTGTTTCCGTGTCATTGGGTGACACATCCAGATCCAGAATGTACAGCGAAGGAATGCATCTGCTTACTGCCTGCAGGGATATTTGTTGACCTTCTCCTTCTATGGCTAATTTAACTAGCTTGGGTGTTTCAGGGAGACCTTTCAACTTCGGGCAGACATCAATTTCCAAGTCCTCCAGCAAAGGAAATGTTACCTCTTCTCCTGGAGTTCCTTCGGCTGCTCCCCATCTCTCAAGGGCCGACATATTAAATAATTTTAGCTTCCTCAGTGCTGGAAATGCAGAGCGACAACACACAGTTTCAGCCTGGCCAAataattgtttaaccattaaTGACCCTTTCGGTAGTAGCTTCCTCAGTGCCTGAATTGCAGAGCGGCACATAGTATCAACTCCGCCAGATGATTCCGTAATCACCGATGCTGCTTTTGGTAATGCAGTCAAACTTCCACACTTGCGGATCGCCAGCTCCTCAACCTTGGGAAATATCGTCTCTTCTCCTTGTACCATATCTGTGTCCAACCATGCCTCAAATTTTGGCATCTCAACCAAGATAAGCACCTTCAGTTTCCGAAATGTGACGGCTGTAGCAGCGCCACTGCACAAACAATGTAAACTCTCCAATCCTGTCAGGTCAAGAATTTCCAGAGCCGGTAACTGCCAGAGTGCAGGAAGCTTCTCGAGCTTTTTGCAACCAGATAACTCAAGCTCCACCATGCCATTCAACATATCCATCCACGTTGGAAAAGTACTGCTCCCACAGGAATATATCCTCAGGACCTTCAACCCATCATGAGGTTTGAGACCTTCCACCACCTCTTCATGATTATTATTTTGTGCTTCCGGATCACCATCAGTCCATCTTAACTCCAGTTCAGTCAATTTTTTCTTGTTTCCAAGACCTGCTGCTTGCGCACCATTTGATCCTGTGACATTTTCGAGCTGGCTTAGCTCTAGTCTACCACCGAGGTCCAAATCCTGCAGCTCTCTCACGTTACTGCAACCGGAGTCGGTACCTGCTACGAAGCATGTAAGTGTCTGTAGGCAAGTGAGGTGTCCGAGCCCTCCGGGCATGCTTTTCAAATTTGGGCATTCGTGAGTGTAGAGGTGACGGAGGGAAGTCAAATACTTCAGTTCCTTTGGAAGTCGCTGAAGATCATCACAATAAGAAAGGTCCAGTGTTTGCAGATGATATAGGATGCTAATATCTTCAGGAAGTGCTTCAATATCACATCCCGAGAGATCAAGATACCTCAGGTGATGAAGATATTTCGGCCTTAGGAATGAACCTCGTTCGATCTTTAAAGCTCTGATAGAGTTGTATTTTGATAAGATCTTCAAATCTTCTTCTACATATCCATCACATATCAATGTTTGGAAAGCTGGAGATCCTTTCTCTACGGAAGCATTCAGAAGATTTTCTGGTTGAGGCACTGATAAATACAAATGACGAGCAGAATGAAGAGCAAACTCACTTTGGCTCGGGTGTGTAGCTATTGCGGCACATTCTTTTCCCATAGAATCCATTGCAACATCATGCATAAGGTCGTGGATCTTACAAGTAATTTTAGAACAATACATGTACTTGATCGGTTCAAAAGGATCATATTTTTGTTCAAATGGGACactcttcaaatcctgataaAATGACCTCGACTTCAGCTCATTGAAAAATTTTTCTCCAATGGTTTCAGGACACACTCCTGGTTGCTCTGGGATAAAACCATTGGCCATCCATAGGTGGATTAGACTTTGCACATCAATCTCATAATCCTTGGGAAACATAGCACAGAAAGCAAAGCACTGCCTCatatatgatggcaagcaatTGTAACTCAATTTAAGTACAGGTAAAATTCCATTTTCCTCATCACAAATTGTGCTTTTATTTAGCACAGCATCCCATTCTTCCTCGGTGGTCTTGGTACGCAGTACAGAGCCCAAAGCTGTAGCAGCCAAAGGAGAGCCAGAACATCTCTTGGCAACATCTCCGACCATTTTAACGAGTTCACCAGGCCACTCCTCTTCTTTTGAACTGAATGCTGTTGTCTTGATAATTTTCTCTATGAAGTATGCACCCAAGCTTTCAAGTTTATAGGCTCCTTCAGTTTTACCCATCATTAGTTTAGCAACTGCTTCATCACGAGTTGTTGTCAGCACTGAGCTACCGTTGTCACCATGCTGAAGGTAGGACTTAAGCCTTTCCCACTTGTGCTCATCACGGTTCCATACATCATCCAATACGAGTAGGTACCTCTTCCCACTCACTGCATTTTGAAGTTTCTCCAATGCTGAGCAACCAGTTTGTTCACAACCATTCTCTTTCAATATTCTATCAGCTAGGGAATCTACCTCAAAGTTATCAGAGACACACACCCAAAGCCGCAACTCGAAATGCTTGTGGATTTCAGGGTCATTGTAAATGAGTTGTGCTAAGGTGGTCTTGCCCAACCCTCCCATTCCGACAATTGGATGGACCGTGAGATTCTCATTGCCGACTTGAGCAAGCAATGTAGAAACGACTGCCTTCTTCTCATCAGCTCTCGATTTGCTGGCGATGTTTGTTGGGTCGATGATATTAGAATTATACTGCCTTAAGTAATTTGTGGGCTCTGGCTGCTCTGGTTTGAATTTGAACCTAAATGCATTCATCTCGGCGACGAGGACATCAATTTCTTTCAAGATCACGCGGAGCTTGTTTGCCATCCTGTGACGGAAAGCAATACGGTTGTGAGTAGGGAAAAGCTTTATTACATCTATGCCGAGGTCCTTGTTGTGGCCCTCCTTCTTGGCTTTGCGGCGCAGCGCCTCGTAGTTGAACTCATCGAGGACATCATTCGCCTGGTAGGCAACCTTCCGAACCTCCTCTAGCCAAACTTTCGCCCCTTCTCTCTTGGCTgctgcctgctcctcggcgtcGGTGATGACGTCCAGGATGGCCGGCAGCTTGCGCTTGAGGAGCTTGTGCTGCTCCTCCATGCCCTCCATCACCTTGTACTGGTCCAGGAGGTAGCTGGAGGCCTTCTCCTTCACCATGGACACCAGCGGCCCGACCACCATGGTGGCCAGTACCTCAGCCATGGCTACGCCTGGAGCTCCAAAACACAACACAAGGAAACACAGATGCGGTATGGAGAGAGCTAGCTGGTGAAGCCAAGCAATAGTTGGTTTCAGTAGCTAGAAATCAATATGTAGCAAGAGCTGATATGAGGAAGAGATGGTGGACGTCCCCTTTCCAGCTGGAGTACCCTGCACCTGACCTAACACTCTGACACTGTCCCAGTGCCCACCAGTAGTTGTCCACTTTGTGTAGTGACTGTCATTATCATTCACAGAATTATGAAGCCGGACGTGACACCATTTTCTTCTTGCAGCACATAAAAAATCTCAACCTTTGATTTGAACCGAAACAAATATAAGTAATGACCAAATGATTCAAGAATATTTTACACCAAGCTCACTTCTGTACAAGTGAACACGCATACAACCATGCATTGGAAAAAAAAATGGATCGACAGTGCTCCCTCTGTTTCCAAAATTCTGTACGTTTTAGACATTACGTATCATGCATGGAGTGATTTATTCCATTGCATGCTATGACAGGGATGTAAGTTGAGCAGGTTACGTGAAAGTTCCAATAAGAAATTATAGTATGCAAACTAAATTGACTGTAATTTGAAACGAATATATGCGGCCAGAGCATGGGGCGGATAGGAGAGGACAAGAAAAGAcgagaaaaacaaaagaaaagacGTGAGGTCCACTCAGTGCTATTACTTTTCTCCTACCCATAGATCATATCACCTCCTTTTCTCCAAATGCAAAGCATATCAGGCTATCTCTAACAGGAGACTCTAAACCATTCTCTACCCTGTATATAGAATCTTCTCTATATGCTCCAGCAGTATTCTCTAAATgatcctctaaaatagagaacgatacaggtttcctctatatatagagattctctctcctcttctctattttttctttacattttaaacactggattaaataaaaataaaatatgtccatagcatttgaggtatgataaatacatacatacaaaaatttgaaacaaaatacgtttctaatatagggtttaatgtatagagaacgagatttagagaacattgttggagagaaatgagatatagaggagagaatcttatAGAGAAGTTTGTAAATGACGGATATAAAGAAGGATATAGAGGACGGATATAAagaaggatatagagaacgacATTGGAGATAGCCTCAGAGGGCAGAGGCTGAGAAAAAGGAACCTCCAGTCGCGTGGCGTATCCACCAGCATACATTCTCTCTTATCTCCCTCTCTCATCCACGTCATGACGTCAGAAAAATATTCTTCCTCATCTAGCTATGTCAGCTCTATTTGGGGATGCTATTAGGTCTCCTCCAATCATTTTGCTTACATGGTAAAAAATCTCAACCTTTGATTAGAACCGAAACAAATATAAATAATGACCAAATGATTCAAGATTTTTTTTACACCAAGCTCACTTTCTGTACAAGTGAACACACATACAATCATTGGAAAAATGGATCCACAGTGCTCCCTCTTTTTTCCGAAATTCTGGATGTTTTAGACATTATCTCGCGTACATCACGGAGTGATTTATTAGTGTGCCTATTTCCGATCTTGCCTATATTTAATACAGTGGTTATCTATTGCTATTTGCTTGTCAAATACGCTGGCGAGCTGTGAAGGACTTGTAGACGATGGGCCACACGCAGGAGACGAATGCGGCAGAGTAGAGGTCGAGGAAGGCGTGGAAGACGCGCTGGGGGTTCTGACTCCTGGGTGAGGACCGGCGCCGAACACCCTGCAGGCGGCGTGGCAGTGCTGCAGCGTCGCGGTGCTGGAGGCGCCGACGAGGTTGTTGATGATGTCCGTGGCTCTCGATTTGACTACTACGAGAACCAACTCTTGAGCTCGCGTGCTTGATAGTTTGGACACAGCCAGAGGAGAATTCGGGGAGAATTTAGATCAGAGGTTGCCAGTAGGCCGCAAGCAAGGAGATACAGAGGAGCAGGGTTCAGAGGCAGAGGAGTTCGTGTCTCTCTGTTCTGTTCCTTCCATCCCCTGCTTTGCTGCTTAACAACGAGACCTCTGCACAGAATCACCCTGCACACCATTCAGCACCAGATACGCACATAACATGGGATATTTAGCAATTTAAGTGCATTTCAAGCAGCAGCTTAAACAACGGCTTGACGTACAACAACATGAGTATCTTCAGCGGTGTATGAAAAGAAAGTGCTAGCTGTGTTTCGCTTGTGCTGGAGCAGACACTGAACTCAAACTCATCATAgttcaaaagaaaagaaaatgaaggatAACAAACTGGAGCATGGAGCTCTAAATGCTACAAATTCTTCAGCTTGCAGCCTATGACTTGTTTCTGCTCAAAATCAAGGACTTGGACTTGACTTCACTGGAGATTATCTTCAGAAAGTGTAGGTAATATATTCTACCACGGTTACAATAATCCATCATTTGCAGGTCTGGTAACAACGATCCTACAAGGAAGTCACACCTCATAGGGAGTCAGCATTAGGAGTTAGTATCATTTGAAGTCAATCATCGAGAACACTAGTATTACAAACCTTGGTGATAACTTTCATCAAGCCCTTGATCTGCTATTTCAATCACTGTCACTCTCCTCGTCATAGGAACACGGGAACAATCTCGTCGCAGCCTTGTCGACCAGCCTCCTGATTGCACGTATCAGAGTCTTTGGTTCTGGCAGATGAGGCCGTAATGATAGATGAAGTCAGAATTTATGTATAAAAATCAAGACGAGATTAGAAAGTATACATACAGGAGAATAGACTATGCATCCAACAGTACTAAAAGTTTTAAAAGGAAAGTATTATGTAAAGAGACAAAAACCATGTAAACAAAACTACACTTATATCCAATGGAGCCAATGGTAGGATCGCAAATCGTAGGATCATACCTGCTAGGATTTATCGTAGACTCCACTGAATAGAATCATAGAATCAACCCAAGGAACAAAGATTGTAAAGTCATCATAAAATCGCATGAGAGAATTCTGATTTTAACAACAAGGAATGGAGCTAGTGACTTTGCAAAGAAACAAACTGTAAGATGATTGATTTTACACTATCCGAATTAACAATTACCACCAAGGTAACAAACTGAACAGCAAAGATCATCTTACAGTTCAATTCCTCTGTACGGACCCAAAAAGAGATAGATTGGTGCCTAAACTTGTTGATCCAGGTGTACCTGTTTACATGCCCCTAATGTGCAACATCCGGCAGTTAATGGATTTAGGTGAAACAAGTGCACATAAATATAGGTATTACTGGTGCATTGTCCTCGATATAATGTATATATCATCAATGTTTGCCTTTAGGTTTTAAACACCACACTCGCAAAGTTTTTATCACTGAAGCCTACCGCTGTACCATATCTTGTAATAACTAACAGAATGTTTAAGTGGAGAGTTGCGTTTCAGACAACACCAATTGAGCTCCTGATCATTTTGTTAAAAGAAACAAGGAACTGGATATTACCTTCGTAACAGGCATCTATATGTTTCACCTCGAGGCAATCCAAACAGCTCTGAAGGCCCGGCGGAAATGACTTTATACCATCACAATCTTGAATCTGAAGAACTCTAAGAGATGAGTATGCTTGAGGCCCATCCAGTAAGGATACCAGGCTTTTGCAACCATAAAGCATGAGTACTTCCAGCGACCACAGCTCTCCTATCCAAGATTCCAGTGATTCCAACCGACTACATGAAATAATATTTAATTTTTGGACGACATCTAGCTTTCCTGATAGGGATTGTAGATTGCCGCAGCTATAAATGTCCAAGATCTTGATAGACGAAGGAAGATTGGCAACCTCTGACAAACAATCGCATCTCCATATACTTAGAGATTCTAGGCATGGAAGGGAGC is part of the Panicum hallii strain FIL2 chromosome 2, PHallii_v3.1, whole genome shotgun sequence genome and encodes:
- the LOC112880357 gene encoding putative disease resistance protein RGA4 — encoded protein: MAEVLATMVVGPLVSMVKEKASSYLLDQYKVMEGMEEQHKLLKRKLPAILDVITDAEEQAAAKREGAKVWLEEVRKVAYQANDVLDEFNYEALRRKAKKEGHNKDLGIDVIKLFPTHNRIAFRHRMANKLRVILKEIDVLVAEMNAFRFKFKPEQPEPTNYLRQYNSNIIDPTNIASKSRADEKKAVVSTLLAQVGNENLTVHPIVGMGGLGKTTLAQLIYNDPEIHKHFELRLWVCVSDNFEVDSLADRILKENGCEQTGCSALEKLQNAVSGKRYLLVLDDVWNRDEHKWERLKSYLQHGDNGSSVLTTTRDEAVAKLMMGKTEGAYKLESLGAYFIEKIIKTTAFSSKEEEWPGELVKMVGDVAKRCSGSPLAATALGSVLRTKTTEEEWDAVLNKSTICDEENGILPVLKLSYNCLPSYMRQCFAFCAMFPKDYEIDVQSLIHLWMANGFIPEQPGVCPETIGEKFFNELKSRSFYQDLKSVPFEQKYDPFEPIKYMYCSKITCKIHDLMHDVAMDSMGKECAAIATHPSQSEFALHSARHLYLSVPQPENLLNASVEKGSPAFQTLICDGYVEEDLKILSKYNSIRALKIERGSFLRPKYLHHLRYLDLSGCDIEALPEDISILYHLQTLDLSYCDDLQRLPKELKYLTSLRHLYTHECPNLKSMPGGLGHLTCLQTLTCFVAGTDSGCSNVRELQDLDLGGRLELSQLENVTGSNGAQAAGLGNKKKLTELELRWTDGDPEAQNNNHEEVVEGLKPHDGLKVLRIYSCGSSTFPTWMDMLNGMVELELSGCKKLEKLPALWQLPALEILDLTGLESLHCLCSGAATAVTFRKLKVLILVEMPKFEAWLDTDMVQGEETIFPKVEELAIRKCGSLTALPKAASVITESSGGVDTMCRSAIQALRKLLPKGSLMVKQLFGQAETVCCRSAFPALRKLKLFNMSALERWGAAEGTPGEEVTFPLLEDLEIDVCPKLKGLPETPKLVKLAIEGEGQQISLQAVSRCIPSLYILDLDVSPNDTETTLLHVKQKWDHELPLLAMTLTRKRVPGPGIPKEVRDFMLQQTDRTHTSF